CGCGCCAGCTGAATATGAAAAATTACGATATTTTTGCGGTGACGGCCGACGGCTCTGAGATCACCCGGCTGGTTCAGTCGGACTTTCTTGAACGCACTCCGGTCTTTTCGCCGGATGGCAAACACCTGGCCTTTTCCAGCGACCGCTCCGGCATCACCAACCTGTATCTGAAGAACATGGAGGACGGCCAGGAGTATCCCATCACCAACGTGCTGACCGGTGCGTTCCATCCCTCCTGGGGCGGCACCGACCGGCTGGCCTTCAGCTCGTTCTATTACGCCGGCTATGATCTGTTCATGCTGAAAAATCCGCTGGACATACAACCCGGCGAGGTGGTGGTGCAGGAAACCCATTTTGTCAAGAGTCTGCGTGAGGGCAAGAATCTGGCGTTGGAGGCGGATCTGCTGGCTGAGGAGGGTGAGACGGAGCCGGCCAAGACCGAGGCAAAAGAGCCGGATGAAGAAAACGAGGCCTACCGCCATTTCGTCTTTGATGAGGGCTTTTCCAAAGGCCGCCTCTCTTCGCAGCCGGAGATGAAAAAGATCGCTTTGGATTCGAGCGAGTACGCGCTGCCCACCGGCGAGTTCAAAATCAACAAGTATAAAGTCAAACTGACCCCGGACCTGGTGTACGGATCGGTCGGCTACAGCCAGTTCTTCGGCACCCAGGGGATGACCAACATCATGCTCTCTGATGTGATGGGCGATCATCGCCTCAACATCGCCGTGGGATTGTACGGCGATTTCCGCAACGCCGACTATGGGCTGACCTATTTCTACCTGCCCAACCGGCTCGACATCGGTGCGGGCTTTTATCACAACGCGTATTTCTTCTATTCCGACTATTTCGGCTGGGTGCGCGATCGTAATTTCGGCATCAGCGGTCTGCTGAGCAATCCCCTGAACAAGTTTGAGCGCATCGATTTCGGCATCGGCGCCATGGGCATCAGCCGCAGCTATATGGATCTGTCCGATGACATCGTCGATCTGGCGGTGTCTGAAGGCATTCTATCGCCGCGTACCCGCTATTTTCTCCTCAACAGCCTGAGCTACACCAAGGATACCACGGTGTGGGGATACACCGGGCCCACCAACGGCAGCGGCATGAGTTTCGGCGTGACCTACAGTCCGGGGCTGGGCAAAAACGGCATTGACTTTGCAACCTTTCGCGGCGACTGGAGAAAGTACATCCGGCTGGTGCGCGATTATTCCTTCGCCCTGCGCTTTACCGGCGGGTTGAGCGAAGGGAAGAACAAGCAGAAATTTTTCCTCGGCGGCGTGTCCAATTGGTTGAACAATTATTTTTACGGCGACATCCGCGTGGAAAAAGTCGAAGACATCTACTTCGCCTCGTTTGAAATGCCCATGCGTGGAGCGGATTACTACACTCTGGAGGGCAACCGGTTCTTTATGAGCAACCTCGAGTTCCGCTTCCCGTTGATCCGTCAGGTGTTGCTTGGTTTTCCACTGCCGATCGGCCTGTCCAATATCGGCGGCGCCCTGTTCTCCGATATCGGCGTGGCCTGGGATAAAAACACAAAAAGCACCAAAGAGATTCTGAGCGTAGATCCGGACCGACTTTACACCGAGAACCTGTTCATGAGCTATGGATTCGGCGTACGCATGAATCTCGGATTTCTCGTCCTGCGCATGGACCTGGCCTGGCCCACGAATTTCCATCGGTCCGCTTCTTCGCCGCAAGTGCTGTGGTCATTGGGCGCGGACTATTAAGCATGGCGGAAGCGGAAAAGCCACGCTCTTGCAGCAAGGCCGATGCGCTGCTGAGCCGGCTCGAGCAGTCTGTTCTGGTTTGCGACGGCGCCATGGGAACGCTCCTGTATCAGCGCGGTATTTTCATCAACCGCTGCTATGATGAGCTCAATCTCTCTGCGCCGGATCTGGTTTTGGATATTCACCGTCAAT
The DNA window shown above is from bacterium and carries:
- a CDS encoding BamA/TamA family outer membrane protein; amino-acid sequence: KLRKITDDVFSDAEPSWSPDGHKLVFASDRGDFPKEVPDHFSPRQLNMKNYDIFAVTADGSEITRLVQSDFLERTPVFSPDGKHLAFSSDRSGITNLYLKNMEDGQEYPITNVLTGAFHPSWGGTDRLAFSSFYYAGYDLFMLKNPLDIQPGEVVVQETHFVKSLREGKNLALEADLLAEEGETEPAKTEAKEPDEENEAYRHFVFDEGFSKGRLSSQPEMKKIALDSSEYALPTGEFKINKYKVKLTPDLVYGSVGYSQFFGTQGMTNIMLSDVMGDHRLNIAVGLYGDFRNADYGLTYFYLPNRLDIGAGFYHNAYFFYSDYFGWVRDRNFGISGLLSNPLNKFERIDFGIGAMGISRSYMDLSDDIVDLAVSEGILSPRTRYFLLNSLSYTKDTTVWGYTGPTNGSGMSFGVTYSPGLGKNGIDFATFRGDWRKYIRLVRDYSFALRFTGGLSEGKNKQKFFLGGVSNWLNNYFYGDIRVEKVEDIYFASFEMPMRGADYYTLEGNRFFMSNLEFRFPLIRQVLLGFPLPIGLSNIGGALFSDIGVAWDKNTKSTKEILSVDPDRLYTENLFMSYGFGVRMNLGFLVLRMDLAWPTNFHRSASSPQVLWSLGADY